From a region of the Fusarium verticillioides 7600 chromosome 9, whole genome shotgun sequence genome:
- a CDS encoding amidase, translating to MLVQPYQLSATDVAAKIRDGQLTVEEYAQSLLGRIKERDPIVKAWAYLNPEQVLEQARKLDAVPKEERGPLHGVAIAVKDVIYTKDMPTQFNSPIYKDDAPQVDAASIIILRKAGALILGKTTTTEFAATTQGPRTTNPHDSSRTPGGSSSGSGAVVADFQAPISLGTQTGGSTIRPASFNGIYGFKPTWNSISREGQKVFSLILDTIGIYARTVEDLNLLADVFALEDDESPNQEYSVNSGKYAICKTMVWPQAGPGLIKAMDKAVELLRSSGATVDEIEFPQHLQDLPKWHSIVFNTDGRTAFLPEYRVDETKIADQLVGHVENRLKISRAAQIKAFDEIAAARPVVDEMLGKYDAVLVPSVPDEAPKGIETTGSAAFNLIWTALHNPVINIPGFAGENGMPIGLSLVAPRYHDRKLLAVSKAVGKLFEASGGWKSQIV from the exons ATGCTGGTCCAACCGTATCAACTCTCGGCAACTGACGTGGCCGCCAAGATCCGAGATGGCCAGCTCACGGTTGAGGAGTATGCGCAGTCACTCTTAGGACGCATCAAAGAGCGAGATCCGATTGTGAAGGCGTGGGCTTACTTGAACCCTGAACAAGTGCTTGAACAAGCTAGGAAACTGGACGCTGTGCCCAAGGAAGAACGGGGACCTTTACATGGTGTTGCAATTGCGGTTAAGGATGTCATCTACACAAAGG ATATGCCAACACAATTCAACTCACCCATCTACAAAGACGATGCACCCCAAGTCGACGcagccagcatcatcatcctccgcAAAGCCGGAGCGCTCATCCTAGGAAAGACGACCACGACTGAATTCGCAGCTACTACCCAAGGACCTCGAACCACAAACCCACACGACAGTTCCCGCACACCCGGAGGTTCATCATCGGGATCTGGAGCAGTAGTAGCAGACTTCCAGGCTCCCATCAGTCTGGGAACACAGACCGGAGGAAGTACCATCCGCCCGGCCTCTTTCAACGGTATCTACGGATTCAAACCGACATGGAACTCGATCTCAAGGGAAGGGCAGAAAGTATTCTCGTTGATTCTTGATACTATTGGCATTTATGCGAGGACCGTGGAGGATCTAAACTTGCTCGCTGATGTATTCGcattggaagatgatgagtcGCCCAACCAAGAGTATTCCGTCAATAGCGGCAAGTACGCGATATGCAAAACAATGGTCTGGCCCCAAGCTGGCCCCGGTCTTATCAAGGCCATGGATAAAGCCGTCGAACTCCTCCGATCAAGCGGCGCCACAGTTGACGAGATTGAGTTTCCCCAACATCTGCAAGACTTACCGAAATGGCACTCCATTGTCTTCAACACCGATGGAAGAACAGCCTTTCTGCCTGAGTATAGGGTTGATGAGACTAAAATAGCAGATCAGTTGGTTGGACATGTTGAGAACCGGCTCAAGATTTCTAGAGCTGCGCAGATCAAGGCttttgatgagattgcaGCGGCGAGACCTGTTGTGGATGAGATGTTGGGTAAGTATGATGCTGTGTTGGTGCCGAGTGTGCCGGATGAGGCGCCGAAGGGTATTGAAACTACTGGAAGTGCTGCATTCAATTTGATCTGGACA GCACTGCATAATcccgtcatcaacatccccgGATTCGCTGGTGAAAACGGAATGCCAATTGGTCTATCCCTCGTTGCACCTAGGTATCACGACAGAAAGCTTCTAGCAGTAAGTAAAGCCGTAGGCAAGCTCTTCGAGGCCTCGGGAGGATGGAAGTCACAGATAGTTTAG
- a CDS encoding NADPH2 dehydrogenase: protein MSQLFEPLAVGSTSLEHRVVMAPLTRYRCDDDHCPTSMTREYYEQRASTPGTLIISEATFICESTAGSDNAPGIWSDAQITAWRSITDAIHAKGCKVFCQLWHQGRAGNPDVLQRKGYPLLSSSAVPADPSMATPQEMTEDDIQTTIKDYVSAARNAIAAGFDGVEIHGANGYLPDQFLQDTCNKRTDRWGGSIENRARFHIEVTKAITAAIGADKIGMRLSPYSDFLGMLMDDPDPQFHYLIEQLKPLGLAYLHLIEARIRGNDDADCGGQRTVKWIVELWNNTSPVILSGGFKSDSAKTAVDEMYKGYYVLIAFGRYFVANPDLVFRLKTGVGLEGYDRTYFYTPKIARGYTDYAFSQEFLSRKTAKV, encoded by the exons ATGTCGCAACTCTTTGAGCCATTGGCCGTTGGCTCAACTTCTCTGGAGCACCGAGTCGTTATGGCGCCTCTGACCAGATACCGCTGCGACGACGATCATTGCCCAACTTCAATGACACGAG AATACTACGAACAACGGGCATCAACACCTGgcactctcatcatcagcgaaGCAACCTTCATATGCGAAAGCACAGCGGGTTCCGACAATGCACCTGGAATCTGGTCCGATGCTCAAATCACAGCGTGGCGGAGTATAACCGATGCAATTCACGCAAAGGGCTGTAAAGTCTTTTGCCAACTCTGGCATCAGGGACGGGCTGGCAACCCTGATGTTCTTCAGCGGAAGGGCtatcctcttctttccagtAGTGCTGTTCCAGCTGACCCATCGATGGCAACTCCTCAAGAAATGACAGAGGATGATATCCAGACTACAATAAAGGACTATGTTTCTGCTGCGAGAAATGCCATTGCAGCGGGTTTCGACGGCGTTGAGATCCACGGTGCGAATGGGTATCTACCTGATCAGTTCTTACAAGACACTTGCAACAAGCGCACAGATCGTTGGGGAGGAAGTATTGAGAACCGCGCTAGATTCCACATTGAAGTCACCAAAGCCATTACCGCAGCCATCGGAGCCGATAAGATTGGAATGCGTCTCAGTCCCTACAGCGATTTTCTAGGCATGCTCATGGACGACCCAGATCCTCAGTTTCACTACCTTATCGAGCAGCTCAAACCACTTGGTCTAGCAtaccttcatctcatcgaaGCAAGAATTCGCGGTAACGACGATGCTGATTGTGGTGGTCAACGGACAGTTAAGTGGATTGTTGAGTTGTGGAACAACACAAGTCCTGTGATCTTGTCGGGTGGCTTCAAGAGTGATTCAGCTAAGACTGCCGTGGATGAGATGTACAAGGGGTATTATGTTCTGATTGCTTTTGGGAGATATTTTGTCGCGAATCCGGACCTTGTGTTTCGTTTGAAGACGGGTGTTGGGTTGGAGGGGTATGATAGGACGTACTTTTATACTCCCAAGATAGCGAGGGGGTATACTGACTATGCGTTTAGTCAGGAGTTCCTGAGTAGGAAAACAGCAAAGGTGTAA